A genomic window from Paucibacter sp. KCTC 42545 includes:
- a CDS encoding class I SAM-dependent methyltransferase, with translation MPGYLFKFESIAIEGAAPLQIRSLLNNQQFFDLHGEAEALGISSAFWPLFGLLWPSGQHLAEAMALRPLREDESILEIGCGLGLASLVAHRKGALVTASDCHPLAAAFMLENLRLNDLPPLRYCHGNWATPNLAIPPSLRVPKVQGLFELIIGSDVLYERDDEAALPRFIERHAAPLSEVMIIDPNRGNRSAFSKRMSGMGYRLEETPLKSLPLALPYSGRLLHYRRD, from the coding sequence ATGCCAGGCTATCTCTTCAAGTTCGAATCCATCGCGATTGAGGGCGCTGCGCCCTTGCAGATTCGCTCGCTGCTGAACAATCAGCAGTTCTTCGATCTTCACGGCGAGGCCGAGGCATTGGGAATTTCATCGGCCTTCTGGCCCTTGTTCGGCCTGCTCTGGCCCTCGGGCCAGCACTTGGCCGAGGCCATGGCTTTGCGTCCCTTGCGTGAGGACGAGAGCATTCTCGAAATCGGCTGCGGCTTAGGGCTGGCCAGCCTGGTGGCACACCGCAAGGGCGCCCTGGTCACCGCCAGCGACTGCCATCCGCTGGCCGCTGCCTTCATGCTGGAAAACCTGCGCCTGAACGATTTGCCACCGCTGCGCTACTGCCATGGCAACTGGGCCACGCCCAATCTGGCCATTCCACCCAGCTTGCGTGTGCCCAAGGTGCAGGGCTTGTTCGAGCTGATCATCGGCAGCGATGTGCTGTACGAACGCGATGACGAGGCCGCTTTACCGCGCTTCATCGAACGCCACGCCGCGCCGCTCAGCGAGGTGATGATCATCGACCCCAACCGCGGCAACCGCTCCGCCTTCAGCAAGCGCATGAGCGGCATGGGCTATCGGCTGGAAGAAACTCCGCTGAAATCACTGCCACTGGCCTTGCCCTATAGCGGGCGGCTGCTGCACTACCGGCGCGACTGA
- the egtD gene encoding L-histidine N(alpha)-methyltransferase: protein MPPSVETFDPQAAIRAELLEGLLAEPAHIASKYFYDALGCKLFEAICELPEYALTRNEAAIFAEHGAAMARAIGPGCTLIDLGAGNCAKAAALFPLLHPSQYVPIDISQDFLLESVARLQPRFAHIEMTPVAQDFSEHLQLPASVREQHRLFFYPGSSIGNFSPSQALALLRRMRALCLGSDGGVLIGIDLLKDKAVLEAAYDDALGLTAAFNLNLLRHVNRLAGTDFDVKQWLHRAHFNAALGRVEMHLLAAEDVRLSWPGQQRFFMSGESIHTENSYKYSIEGFTELLQRAGFEVQGQWTDADQGFAVIHARASAG from the coding sequence ATGCCGCCGAGTGTTGAGACTTTTGACCCGCAAGCGGCCATCCGCGCCGAGCTGCTGGAGGGCTTGTTGGCCGAGCCGGCACATATCGCCTCCAAGTATTTCTACGACGCTTTGGGTTGCAAGCTGTTCGAGGCCATCTGTGAGTTGCCCGAGTACGCACTGACCCGTAACGAAGCCGCCATCTTTGCCGAACATGGCGCGGCCATGGCCCGTGCGATTGGCCCGGGCTGCACTTTGATTGATCTGGGCGCCGGCAATTGCGCCAAAGCAGCGGCCTTGTTTCCGCTGCTGCATCCCAGCCAATATGTGCCGATCGACATCTCGCAGGACTTTTTGCTGGAGTCGGTGGCACGCCTGCAGCCGCGTTTTGCGCATATCGAGATGACACCCGTGGCGCAGGACTTTTCCGAGCATTTGCAGCTGCCCGCCTCAGTGCGTGAGCAGCACCGCCTCTTCTTCTACCCCGGCTCCTCCATTGGCAATTTCAGTCCCTCGCAGGCCCTGGCCTTGCTGCGCCGCATGCGGGCCTTGTGCCTGGGCAGCGATGGCGGGGTGTTGATTGGTATTGATCTGCTCAAAGACAAGGCGGTGCTGGAAGCGGCTTACGACGACGCCCTGGGGCTGACGGCCGCCTTCAATCTCAACCTGCTGCGCCATGTCAATCGCTTGGCGGGCACCGATTTCGACGTCAAGCAATGGCTGCATCGCGCTCATTTCAACGCCGCCCTGGGTCGGGTTGAAATGCATTTGCTGGCAGCTGAGGATGTGCGGCTCAGCTGGCCGGGCCAGCAGCGCTTCTTCATGTCGGGCGAGAGCATCCACACCGAGAACAGCTACAAATACAGCATCGAAGGCTTCACCGAGCTGCTGCAGCGGGCTGGTTTTGAAGTGCAAGGGCAATGGACTGACGCCGATCAGGGCTTCGCTGTGATCCATGCGCGCGCCAGCGCAGGCTGA
- the queE gene encoding 7-carboxy-7-deazaguanine synthase translates to MTYAVKEIFYTLQGEGAQAGRASVFCRFAGCNLWSGREQDRAEAVCSFCDTDFVGVDGQGGGKFASAADLAEAVAAQWPSGMPGKPYVVCTGGEPLLQLDAGLIAALHAKGFEIAVETNGTQPAPEGLDWICVSPKADAEIVLTKGHELKLVYPQPLAKPERFESMDFEHFFLQPLDSILKTQHTREAVAYCMSHPQWRLSVQMHKVIGIE, encoded by the coding sequence ATGACCTACGCTGTCAAAGAAATCTTCTACACCTTGCAAGGCGAGGGCGCACAGGCGGGCCGGGCCTCGGTGTTCTGCCGCTTTGCCGGCTGCAATCTGTGGAGTGGCCGCGAGCAAGACCGCGCCGAGGCAGTTTGCAGTTTCTGCGATACCGATTTTGTGGGCGTGGACGGCCAAGGCGGCGGCAAGTTCGCCAGCGCGGCCGATCTGGCCGAGGCTGTTGCGGCGCAGTGGCCGAGCGGCATGCCCGGCAAGCCTTATGTGGTGTGCACCGGCGGCGAGCCGCTGCTGCAGCTGGATGCCGGACTGATTGCCGCCCTGCATGCCAAAGGCTTCGAGATTGCGGTGGAAACCAATGGCACCCAGCCTGCGCCCGAGGGCCTGGACTGGATTTGTGTCAGCCCCAAGGCTGACGCCGAAATCGTGCTGACCAAGGGTCACGAGCTGAAGCTGGTTTATCCACAGCCTTTGGCCAAACCGGAACGCTTCGAGTCAATGGACTTCGAACACTTCTTTTTGCAGCCGCTGGATTCCATCCTGAAAACCCAGCACACCCGCGAAGCGGTGGCTTATTGCATGAGCCACCCGCAGTGGCGGCTATCGGTGCAGATGCACAAGGTCATCGGCATCGAATAA
- a CDS encoding dicarboxylate/amino acid:cation symporter, with protein sequence MSAKPFYKSLYFQVITAIVLGVLLGHFYPESGAAMKPLGDGFIKLIKMIIAPIIFCTVVVGIAGMEDMKKVGKTGGLALLYFEIVSTIALVIGLVVVNVLQPGAGMNVDPAALDTKGIAAYTGPGKLASTTDFLLAIIPTTLVDAFAKGEMLQVLLIAVMFGFALHQFGGRGTLVFDMIEKTSHVLFAIVGMIMKLAPIGAFGAMAFTIGKYGLGSLVQLGKLMGSFYLTCLMFIFIVLGSIARFHGFSIWKFIKYIKEELLIVLGTSSSESVLPRMMAKMENLGAKKSTVGLVIPTGYSFNLDGTSIYLTMAAVFIAQATNTPMTLTQQLTLLAVLLLTSKGAAGVTGSGFIVLAATLSAVGGVPVAGLALILGIDRFMSEARALTNLIGNGVATLVVAKWTGDLDMERLHSQLNNEGPLEADAPEVVLDRVDAHLPKTI encoded by the coding sequence TTGAGCGCCAAACCGTTTTACAAATCCCTCTATTTCCAGGTCATCACCGCCATCGTGCTGGGTGTGCTGCTGGGCCATTTCTATCCCGAGAGTGGCGCCGCCATGAAACCCTTGGGAGACGGCTTCATCAAGCTGATCAAGATGATCATTGCCCCCATCATCTTCTGCACCGTGGTGGTCGGCATTGCCGGCATGGAGGATATGAAAAAGGTCGGCAAGACCGGCGGCCTGGCCCTGCTTTACTTTGAAATCGTGTCCACCATCGCCCTGGTCATTGGCCTGGTGGTGGTCAACGTTCTGCAACCCGGTGCGGGCATGAATGTGGACCCCGCCGCGCTCGACACCAAGGGCATTGCCGCCTATACCGGCCCCGGCAAACTGGCCAGCACGACGGACTTTTTGCTGGCCATCATCCCCACCACCCTGGTCGATGCCTTTGCCAAAGGCGAGATGTTGCAAGTGCTCTTGATTGCGGTGATGTTCGGCTTTGCTCTGCACCAGTTCGGCGGCCGCGGCACCCTGGTGTTCGACATGATCGAAAAGACCTCGCATGTGCTCTTCGCCATCGTTGGCATGATCATGAAGCTGGCGCCCATCGGCGCTTTCGGTGCCATGGCTTTCACCATCGGCAAATACGGCCTGGGCTCGCTGGTGCAACTGGGCAAGTTGATGGGCAGCTTCTATCTGACCTGCTTGATGTTCATCTTCATCGTGCTGGGCAGCATCGCGCGTTTCCACGGTTTCTCGATCTGGAAGTTCATCAAGTACATCAAGGAAGAACTGTTGATCGTGCTGGGCACCTCATCGTCCGAGTCGGTGCTGCCGCGCATGATGGCCAAGATGGAAAACCTGGGCGCCAAGAAGTCCACCGTGGGCCTGGTGATCCCGACTGGCTATTCCTTCAATCTGGATGGAACCTCCATCTACCTGACCATGGCCGCCGTCTTCATTGCCCAAGCCACCAACACACCGATGACTTTGACGCAACAACTGACCCTCTTGGCGGTCTTGTTGCTGACCTCCAAGGGCGCCGCAGGCGTGACCGGCAGTGGCTTCATTGTGCTGGCAGCCACACTCAGCGCCGTGGGCGGCGTGCCGGTGGCAGGCCTGGCGCTGATTCTGGGCATCGACCGCTTCATGAGCGAGGCGCGCGCCCTGACCAATCTGATTGGCAATGGTGTGGCCACCCTGGTGGTCGCCAAATGGACCGGTGACCTGGATATGGAACGGCTTCACAGCCAGCTCAACAACGAAGGACCGCTGGAGGCCGATGCGCCGGAAGTGGTGCTCGACCGAGTCGACGCACATTTGCCCAAGACGATCTGA
- a CDS encoding 6-carboxytetrahydropterin synthase translates to MKTLTIFSASCGFESACQITALPVGHRSHGLHGHSYFATVRAELPADWAPFPGGEVEELRKRLEACVEPLDHALLNRCVEEPTDENIARWIRQRLETEFGVPGIQQIGIQSTQHSGVDLDANGSAHVWRRYRFQAAHQLPNVPMGHKCGRMHGHGFEVIIHANQDLGERALSIDYDHLDEVWAPWHMLLNYQCLNSIEGLHNPTSEVISAWLWAGLKPVLPELSWITVYETGSCGANFDGTNYRIWKELTLDSAIQLKRAPTDSPLRGIHGHTYTLRLHLSAELDKVQGWTVDFGDVKTLFDPIFKAIDHRPLYEIADLPDGDTASLAAWVLAKGAAVLPQIDRVDMYETRGCGSIVSSSGDEALIPV, encoded by the coding sequence ATGAAAACCCTGACTATTTTTTCCGCCTCCTGCGGTTTCGAATCCGCCTGCCAGATCACGGCCTTGCCCGTCGGACATCGCAGCCATGGTCTGCATGGCCACAGCTATTTCGCCACCGTGCGTGCCGAACTGCCTGCCGACTGGGCGCCTTTTCCGGGCGGAGAGGTCGAAGAATTGCGCAAGCGCCTGGAGGCCTGCGTTGAACCGCTGGACCACGCGCTGCTGAACCGCTGCGTGGAAGAGCCCACCGACGAAAACATCGCCCGCTGGATCCGCCAGCGCCTGGAAACCGAGTTTGGCGTACCCGGCATCCAGCAGATCGGGATTCAAAGCACCCAGCATTCGGGTGTGGATCTGGATGCCAATGGCTCCGCCCATGTCTGGCGCCGCTACCGCTTTCAAGCTGCGCACCAATTGCCCAATGTGCCCATGGGTCACAAATGCGGCCGCATGCATGGCCATGGTTTCGAGGTCATCATCCACGCCAACCAAGACCTGGGTGAGCGGGCGCTGAGCATCGACTACGACCATCTGGACGAGGTCTGGGCGCCCTGGCACATGCTGCTCAACTACCAATGCTTGAATAGCATTGAGGGTTTGCACAATCCGACCAGCGAGGTGATTTCGGCCTGGTTGTGGGCGGGTTTGAAGCCGGTGCTGCCCGAGTTGTCCTGGATCACGGTGTACGAAACCGGTTCTTGCGGCGCAAATTTCGACGGCACGAACTACCGCATCTGGAAAGAATTGACGCTGGACAGCGCGATTCAGCTCAAGCGAGCGCCCACTGACAGCCCGCTGCGTGGCATCCACGGCCACACCTACACCCTGCGCCTGCACCTGAGTGCCGAGTTGGACAAGGTGCAAGGCTGGACGGTGGATTTCGGCGATGTGAAGACCTTGTTCGATCCCATCTTCAAGGCCATCGATCACCGCCCGCTGTACGAGATTGCCGACTTGCCCGATGGTGACACCGCCAGCCTAGCCGCCTGGGTGCTGGCCAAGGGGGCTGCGGTGTTGCCGCAGATCGACCGGGTCGATATGTACGAAACGCGTGGCTGTGGCTCCATCGTCAGCAGCAGCGGTGATGAGGCTTTGATTCCGGTATGA
- a CDS encoding helicase-related protein — protein MQDIKDPQSHGAAAPTPAPVSPSFNLPHARHAKRLPPELTPEGLLRIRQAAYQLPQVLTPADFLGHSDHAEAAREDLPEQRGLILLQKAVAGARPSRWIAPELMAVALCHLDVVGTAPTVRALMQQRTLALDKLGLSRDLSQSSGWSRLCQTTLSLSQPGWRIPVAYRLDLPDAAAVWDFYRDGDMNALTQAIGPAPAFAGEGELLAHLEALLARSVAGHEEHLDSLLPRLQAECATPQTLPLLKAACTRAQDRWERLVAELNTLAHLNSELAFQGYPDTFDAARRLQRSVTLFVGPPNSGKTHAAFERLAQAHDGAYLAPLRLLALEGRDRLVGRGVPCSLLTGEENVPADAARVVSSTIEMVNTTKAIDVAVIDEAQMLFDTYRGWAWTQAIVAVPANELIIICSAYAVPAIENLLGLCGERCTVRHFERKQEVQLLPAAVPIASLKKGDAVVAFSRREVLMLRDQIAASGHAVSVIYGALPPEVRRREAERFAQGASHILVATDAIGMGLNLPIRRVLFSTMTKFDGQMDRALTVSEVHQIAGRAGRYGMHDEGFCGVLREAEPNAARTLKDLLPKQPRAPRDFKCSVAPNWWHINTIAQRLDLNKLRAVLGVFMEQLRLDDAHFQVAELEQMLELADQLDRSAGSLPLKTRFIYAQAPVDTRTEAQVQEFLDWTHRHAVTGTAGSPWFLNDVDEHSRLDRMEQALRSCTLWLWLDLRFPGVFGQVEAVVDLRGRLNDGIERHLKGKKPLWQTRGGRPGKR, from the coding sequence GTGCAAGACATCAAAGACCCCCAATCTCACGGCGCCGCAGCCCCCACGCCAGCGCCAGTTTCCCCCTCCTTCAATCTGCCCCATGCGCGCCACGCCAAGCGGCTGCCGCCCGAGCTCACACCCGAAGGCTTGCTGCGCATCCGCCAAGCGGCTTACCAGCTGCCGCAGGTGCTCACGCCGGCCGACTTCCTCGGCCATAGCGATCACGCCGAGGCCGCGCGCGAAGACCTGCCCGAGCAACGCGGCTTGATCCTGCTGCAAAAAGCGGTGGCCGGCGCACGCCCCAGCCGTTGGATCGCCCCCGAGCTGATGGCCGTGGCCTTGTGCCACCTCGATGTGGTGGGCACGGCGCCCACCGTACGCGCGCTGATGCAGCAACGCACCCTGGCGCTGGACAAGCTGGGCCTGAGCCGCGACCTCAGCCAAAGCAGCGGCTGGAGCCGCTTGTGCCAGACCACGCTAAGCCTTAGCCAGCCCGGCTGGCGCATCCCGGTGGCTTACCGCCTGGATTTGCCGGATGCGGCGGCAGTGTGGGACTTCTACCGCGACGGGGATATGAACGCCTTGACGCAGGCCATCGGCCCGGCCCCCGCCTTTGCGGGCGAGGGCGAGTTGCTGGCCCATCTGGAAGCACTGCTGGCGCGCAGCGTGGCCGGCCATGAAGAACACCTCGATTCGCTGCTGCCACGATTGCAGGCCGAATGTGCCACCCCGCAAACCCTGCCCCTGCTCAAGGCTGCCTGCACCCGCGCGCAAGACCGCTGGGAGCGCCTGGTGGCCGAACTCAACACCCTCGCCCACCTGAACAGCGAACTGGCCTTTCAAGGCTACCCCGACACTTTTGACGCTGCGCGCCGCCTGCAACGCAGCGTCACGCTATTCGTCGGCCCGCCGAACAGCGGCAAGACCCATGCAGCCTTTGAGCGCCTGGCGCAAGCGCATGACGGCGCCTACCTGGCACCGCTGCGCCTGCTGGCCCTGGAAGGGCGCGACCGCCTGGTGGGCCGCGGCGTGCCCTGCTCGCTGCTGACCGGTGAAGAGAATGTGCCGGCCGATGCGGCGCGGGTGGTTTCCAGCACCATCGAGATGGTCAACACCACCAAGGCCATTGATGTGGCGGTGATCGACGAAGCGCAGATGCTGTTCGACACCTACCGCGGCTGGGCCTGGACCCAGGCCATCGTGGCGGTGCCGGCCAATGAGCTGATCATCATCTGCTCGGCCTATGCCGTGCCGGCGATTGAAAACCTGCTGGGCCTGTGCGGCGAGCGCTGCACCGTGCGCCATTTCGAGCGCAAGCAAGAAGTTCAATTGCTGCCCGCCGCCGTGCCCATCGCCAGTTTGAAAAAGGGCGACGCCGTGGTGGCCTTCAGCCGCCGCGAAGTGCTGATGCTGCGCGACCAAATTGCCGCCAGCGGCCATGCGGTGTCCGTCATCTACGGCGCGCTGCCGCCGGAAGTGCGGCGCCGCGAAGCCGAGCGCTTTGCGCAAGGCGCCTCGCATATCCTGGTGGCCACCGACGCCATCGGCATGGGCTTGAACCTGCCGATTCGCCGCGTGCTGTTCAGCACCATGACCAAGTTCGACGGCCAGATGGACCGCGCCTTGACGGTCTCCGAAGTGCACCAGATTGCCGGCCGCGCCGGCCGCTACGGCATGCATGACGAAGGCTTTTGCGGTGTGCTTCGTGAGGCCGAGCCCAATGCGGCGCGCACGCTGAAGGACTTGTTGCCCAAGCAGCCGCGCGCGCCGCGCGATTTCAAATGCTCGGTGGCGCCGAACTGGTGGCATATCAACACCATCGCCCAGCGCCTGGACTTGAACAAGCTGCGCGCCGTGCTGGGCGTGTTCATGGAACAGCTGCGCCTGGACGATGCGCACTTCCAGGTCGCCGAGCTGGAGCAGATGCTGGAACTGGCCGATCAGCTGGATCGCAGCGCCGGCTCGCTGCCGCTCAAGACCCGTTTCATCTACGCCCAAGCACCGGTGGACACCCGCACCGAGGCGCAGGTGCAGGAGTTCCTGGACTGGACGCACCGCCACGCCGTCACCGGCACGGCCGGTTCCCCCTGGTTCTTGAATGATGTTGACGAACACAGCCGGCTCGACCGCATGGAGCAGGCGCTGCGCTCCTGCACCCTGTGGCTTTGGCTGGATCTGCGTTTCCCCGGCGTATTCGGCCAAGTGGAGGCGGTCGTCGATTTACGCGGCCGCCTGAACGACGGCATCGAGCGCCATCTCAAGGGCAAGAAACCGCTGTGGCAAACCCGCGGCGGCCGGCCCGGCAAACGCTAA
- the egtB gene encoding ergothioneine biosynthesis protein EgtB produces the protein MNLASRFEAVRQQSLRLAAPLSAEDCCVQSMPEASPIKWHLAHTSWFFETFLLERFEASFKPFHPAFRVLFNSYYNGVGDKHPRAQRGLLTRPALAEVLAYRAAVDQRILSLLQATPGDARIAELMALGLQHEQQHQELMLTDLLHLLAQNPLQPAYRGEGQDLTPSVPELGWLRFAGCLQDMGHHGGGFCFDNELPAHQQFLQPFELATRLVSNAEYLAFVEAGGYQQPELWLAEGWDWLRSQGLSKPLYWRQDDAGPWMAFGLHGLQPLDPHAPACHLSLFEADAFARWAGARLPTEFEWEAAARAAAQMPGLQQMHGQVWQWTSSSYAPYPGFAPAAGAVGEYNGKFMVNQYVLRGSSLATPAGHARDSYRNFFPAHTRWQFSGIRLARSVPA, from the coding sequence ATGAACTTGGCAAGCCGCTTCGAGGCCGTGCGCCAGCAGTCCTTGCGCCTGGCGGCGCCGTTGTCGGCGGAAGACTGCTGTGTGCAGTCCATGCCGGAGGCCAGCCCCATCAAATGGCATTTGGCCCACACCAGCTGGTTTTTTGAGACCTTTTTGTTGGAGCGCTTTGAAGCCAGCTTCAAACCCTTCCACCCGGCCTTTCGGGTGCTGTTCAATTCTTATTACAACGGTGTGGGCGACAAGCACCCGCGCGCCCAGCGTGGCTTGTTGACGCGCCCGGCCTTGGCCGAGGTATTGGCCTATCGCGCGGCGGTGGATCAGCGCATCTTGTCGTTGCTGCAAGCCACGCCGGGCGATGCGCGCATTGCCGAGTTGATGGCACTGGGCCTGCAACATGAGCAGCAGCATCAAGAGCTGATGCTCACCGATCTGCTGCATTTGCTGGCGCAAAACCCTTTGCAGCCGGCCTACCGCGGCGAGGGGCAAGACCTGACCCCGTCTGTGCCTGAGCTGGGCTGGCTGCGTTTTGCCGGCTGCCTGCAAGACATGGGCCACCATGGCGGCGGCTTTTGCTTTGACAACGAATTGCCCGCACATCAGCAGTTCCTGCAGCCCTTCGAGCTGGCGACGCGCTTGGTCAGCAATGCCGAGTACTTGGCTTTTGTCGAGGCCGGTGGTTATCAGCAGCCGGAGCTGTGGCTTGCCGAAGGCTGGGATTGGTTGCGCAGCCAGGGCTTGTCAAAGCCTCTGTATTGGCGCCAGGACGATGCTGGCCCTTGGATGGCCTTTGGCCTGCACGGCCTGCAGCCCTTAGATCCCCATGCGCCAGCCTGCCATCTATCGCTGTTCGAGGCCGATGCTTTTGCGCGCTGGGCGGGTGCCCGGCTACCGACCGAGTTTGAGTGGGAAGCGGCGGCTCGTGCCGCCGCCCAGATGCCCGGCTTGCAGCAAATGCATGGTCAGGTTTGGCAGTGGACCAGCAGCAGTTACGCGCCCTACCCGGGCTTTGCGCCCGCCGCCGGCGCCGTGGGCGAGTACAACGGCAAGTTCATGGTCAACCAATATGTCTTGCGCGGCTCTTCCCTGGCCACGCCGGCCGGCCATGCGCGTGACAGCTACCGCAATTTCTTCCCCGCCCATACGCGCTGGCAGTTCAGCGGCATCAGGCTGGCGCGTTCCGTGCCGGCCTGA
- a CDS encoding SGNH/GDSL hydrolase family protein, translated as MNRFQIKSLAIAAALALSACGGGGTADTSPKLKITAVKVFGDSIADSGTYGYKFTVQSADNLIFPERVAASYGQTLCSFYKATGPDSFVPNPKAGCTNAAIGGGRINYYSNPTDPRGITVQMAAVAALGTYAPGDLAVIDGGGNDAADLVGAYLKAPGDKAATYAGLLTTVLTPAQVGAALAGGAAGMASIGGVYMTALADNFYAAIKTSVLDKGAQQVIVLNMPGITNTPRFQMVLDGISAAYGGGTAGATARAQSEALFKSWIEAFNKQLAAKFSGEAKVAVVDFYTAFNDQVSNKEQFGLSNVKTPACPITGLGSDGLPTYNFPTCTATALSAAPPAGAVGGADWWKSYGFSDGFHPTPYGHQLTGQLISKTLAIKGWL; from the coding sequence ATGAACCGGTTCCAAATCAAATCACTGGCCATCGCGGCCGCCCTGGCCCTGTCGGCCTGCGGTGGTGGCGGCACAGCTGACACCTCGCCCAAGCTGAAGATCACTGCCGTCAAAGTGTTCGGTGACAGCATTGCTGACTCAGGCACCTACGGCTACAAGTTCACCGTGCAAAGCGCGGACAACTTGATCTTCCCAGAGCGCGTGGCCGCCAGCTATGGCCAAACCCTGTGCAGCTTTTACAAAGCCACGGGCCCTGACTCCTTTGTGCCCAACCCTAAGGCGGGCTGCACCAATGCCGCCATCGGCGGCGGGCGCATCAACTACTACAGCAACCCCACGGATCCGCGCGGTATTACCGTGCAGATGGCCGCAGTGGCAGCTTTGGGTACCTATGCACCTGGCGATCTGGCTGTGATTGACGGCGGCGGCAATGACGCGGCCGATCTGGTGGGGGCTTACCTAAAAGCGCCCGGTGACAAGGCCGCTACTTATGCCGGTCTGTTGACAACCGTTTTGACGCCTGCACAAGTCGGCGCAGCCTTGGCTGGCGGTGCCGCCGGCATGGCAAGCATTGGCGGGGTCTATATGACCGCGCTGGCCGACAACTTCTACGCCGCCATCAAGACCAGCGTGTTGGACAAGGGCGCCCAGCAAGTCATCGTGCTGAATATGCCTGGCATCACCAACACGCCACGCTTCCAGATGGTGCTGGATGGCATCTCGGCCGCCTACGGTGGCGGCACGGCCGGTGCCACCGCGAGAGCGCAATCCGAAGCGCTGTTCAAGAGTTGGATTGAAGCCTTCAACAAGCAATTGGCGGCCAAGTTTTCCGGTGAAGCCAAGGTTGCTGTGGTTGATTTCTACACGGCCTTCAATGACCAGGTCAGCAATAAAGAGCAGTTTGGCCTGAGCAATGTGAAGACGCCCGCCTGCCCAATCACCGGCCTGGGCAGCGATGGCTTGCCCACCTACAACTTCCCGACCTGCACCGCCACCGCTTTGTCGGCCGCACCGCCTGCGGGTGCTGTCGGCGGCGCCGACTGGTGGAAGAGCTATGGCTTTTCAGACGGCTTCCACCCCACGCCCTACGGGCATCAGCTGACCGGTCAGCTGATCTCCAAGACCTTGGCCATCAAGGGTTGGCTGTAA
- the ccmA gene encoding cytochrome c biogenesis heme-transporting ATPase CcmA produces MSMPIDCPMPQSASLLQAERLACRRGRRLLFSGLNLQLQAGSVTWLRGSNGCGKTSLLRILAGLSAATEGRVTWPAAGAQDSAAQSSSPLIYIGHSNGLKDDLTLLEALAFLAELAGLDRAEARAGQALQRLGLATRAAAPVRTLSQGQRRRGALARLALDDKARVWLLDEPFDALDADSMALLQQLIAEHAARGGAALLTSHQAIDLKDAHELDLEVWRAA; encoded by the coding sequence ATGAGCATGCCTATTGATTGCCCCATGCCGCAGTCCGCCAGCCTGCTCCAGGCCGAACGCCTGGCCTGCCGACGTGGCCGCCGCCTGCTTTTCAGCGGCCTGAATCTGCAATTGCAGGCCGGCAGCGTGACTTGGTTGCGCGGCAGCAATGGCTGCGGCAAGACCAGCTTGCTGCGCATCTTGGCGGGATTGTCTGCGGCTACCGAAGGGCGGGTCACCTGGCCGGCTGCTGGCGCTCAAGACAGCGCAGCGCAGAGCAGCAGCCCCTTGATTTACATCGGCCACAGCAATGGCCTGAAAGACGACCTGACCCTGTTGGAGGCCCTGGCCTTTCTGGCCGAGTTGGCCGGCCTGGACCGCGCGGAGGCCCGCGCCGGCCAAGCACTGCAGCGCCTGGGCCTGGCCACGCGGGCCGCTGCACCCGTGCGCACCTTGTCGCAAGGGCAGCGGCGGCGCGGTGCGCTGGCGCGTCTGGCGCTGGACGATAAGGCGCGCGTCTGGCTGCTGGACGAACCTTTTGATGCGCTGGATGCCGACAGCATGGCGTTGCTGCAGCAATTGATTGCCGAGCATGCCGCCCGCGGTGGTGCGGCACTGCTGACCAGCCACCAGGCGATTGATCTGAAAGACGCCCATGAGCTTGATCTCGAAGTGTGGCGCGCCGCATGA
- a CDS encoding OmpW/AlkL family protein, with protein sequence MKSKNLLCIAAAVLSTWAGLAQAQSAGTWMARIGATTIRPDVKSGDLSAASLAGTKIDINNATQISGGITWMWTDNIAIDLPLAIPFKHEVRGAGAIEGTGKLADVQALPVTLTAQYRFGSPSSTLRPYVGAGITYAVFMKPKSTAALSALTGGSPSNPTIMTMENRFGPTGQLGLTAKFSERLSMDATVTKVLVKTRGHLSTGQQIDVELNPLAYTLGLVYTF encoded by the coding sequence ATGAAATCCAAGAACCTTCTCTGTATCGCCGCCGCTGTTCTGTCCACCTGGGCTGGCCTGGCGCAAGCCCAATCGGCCGGAACCTGGATGGCCCGCATCGGCGCCACCACCATCCGTCCGGATGTGAAGAGCGGTGATCTGAGCGCCGCCAGCCTGGCCGGCACCAAGATCGACATCAACAATGCAACCCAGATCTCTGGCGGCATTACCTGGATGTGGACCGACAACATCGCCATCGACCTGCCCCTGGCCATTCCCTTCAAACATGAGGTGCGTGGTGCTGGCGCGATTGAAGGCACGGGCAAGCTGGCCGATGTGCAGGCCTTGCCGGTCACCCTGACCGCGCAATACCGCTTTGGCTCGCCCAGCAGCACCTTGCGGCCTTATGTGGGTGCTGGCATTACCTATGCCGTCTTCATGAAGCCCAAGAGCACGGCGGCCTTGTCGGCCTTGACCGGTGGATCGCCCAGCAACCCCACCATCATGACCATGGAAAACCGCTTCGGCCCGACCGGGCAGCTGGGCTTGACCGCCAAGTTCTCCGAGCGTTTGTCGATGGATGCCACCGTCACCAAGGTGCTGGTGAAGACGCGCGGGCATTTGTCCACCGGCCAGCAGATCGATGTGGAACTCAATCCCCTGGCTTACACCCTGGGTCTGGTCTACACCTTCTGA